The window GCGACGAGGGCATCCCCTATACCGGCATTCTCTACGCCGGCCTGATGATCACCGACAACGGGCCCAAGGTGCTCGAATACAATTGCCGCTTCGGCGATCCGGAGACCGAGGTCGTCCTGCCGCTTCTGAAGACCGATCTGGTCGATGTGATCGGCGCGGCGTTGGCCGGCCAGCTGCAGATGGAGCCGCTGGCCTGGCTTGAGGAGTACTGCGCCGGCGTCATTCTCACCGCGCGCGGCTATCCCGGACGCTACGAGAGCGGAGTGCCCATCGAAGGGAACACCGCCACCGAGCAGGGCAACATCCTCTGCTTCCATGGCGGGACCGCCCGCGAGAGCGGGGGACGGTTGGTCTCTTCCGGGGGACGCATCCTCGGCGTGTACGCGCGTTCCAGTTCGCATGAGGGGGCGGTCGCCGCGGCTTATTCGGCCATCGACCGTATCCGCATCAAGGGCGCGCACTACCGCCGCGACATCGGTCTGCGCACCAAACGCATCATGCGCCCGCGCCGTCTCGAAACCGGCAGCCGGCGGTAGGGCGATGCCAGACGCGCCCATTCGAAAGAGCCAACCATGAATCCACAAGTGCTCATCTTGATCGGTTCGGAGTCCGACCGCGCCACGATGGAAAAGACGGTCAAGACGCTCGATGAGTTCGGCATCAGCGCCCGTCTCGAGGTCGCCTCGGCGCACCGCACCCCGGCGAAGGTGGTGCGGATGGTGCGCGACGCCGAAGCGGGCGGCACCAGAGTCTTTGTCGCCGCCGCCGGCATGGCCGCGCATCTGGCCGGGGCGGTAGCCGCCAACACCACTCGTCCGGTGATCGGCGTGCCGCTCTCCGGCTCGGCGCTTAACGGCATGGATTCGCTGCTCTCTACGGTGCAGATGCCCAAGGGAATCCCGGTGGCCACTGTGGCTATCGGCGACCACGGCGCCATCAACGCCGGCTTTCTGGCCGCCCAGATCATCGCCCTGTCCGATCCGGCGGTGGCGGCGAAACTCCGCGAGCAGAGAGAAAAAGTTTAGATTGACGGAACGGGAAGCCAGATCGATTGTTTAATCAGCAAGCCCGGATACAAGGAGGATGGATTAATGCGTAAACGACTCTCGACTGTGTTCGCTGTGGCGGCGCTTGCCGGAGGTATTTGGTTTGCCGCGGCCGCGGCCGAACCGACGGAGGAAGCCAAAAAGTCATTCAACGCGGCGGTCGAAGCCGCCAAGGCGGGCAACACC is drawn from bacterium and contains these coding sequences:
- the purE gene encoding 5-(carboxyamino)imidazole ribonucleotide mutase; protein product: MNPQVLILIGSESDRATMEKTVKTLDEFGISARLEVASAHRTPAKVVRMVRDAEAGGTRVFVAAAGMAAHLAGAVAANTTRPVIGVPLSGSALNGMDSLLSTVQMPKGIPVATVAIGDHGAINAGFLAAQIIALSDPAVAAKLREQREKV